In Hevea brasiliensis isolate MT/VB/25A 57/8 chromosome 13, ASM3005281v1, whole genome shotgun sequence, a single genomic region encodes these proteins:
- the LOC110643604 gene encoding gibberellin-regulated protein 6, giving the protein MAMAKLVCVLLLAILGISMAATQVMAKDTQYHLDRGNYGPGSLKSYQCPSQCSRRCSQTQYHKPCMFFCQKCCAKCLCVPPGYYGNKSSCPCYNNWKTKHGGPKCP; this is encoded by the exons ATGGCAATGGCGAAGCTTGTTTGTGTCTTGCTTCTTGCTATCCTTGGCATTTCCATGGCTGCAACCCAG GTTATGGCAAAAGATACTCAGTACCATCTTGACAGG gGGAATTATGGACCTGGAAGTCTGAAGAGCTATC AATGCCCATCGCAATGCTCGAGGAGATGTAGCCAGACGCAGTACCACAAACCTTGCATGTTCTTCTGCCAAAAATGCTGTGCAAAGTGTCTATGCGTCCCTCCAGGCTACTATGGAAACAAAAGTTCATGCCCCTGCTACAACAACTGGAAGACTAAGCATGGAGGACCCAAATGCCCTTAG
- the LOC110643589 gene encoding mini zinc finger protein 3 → MKKRQVVVKRDNGSGRSSTTSSSVVRNVRYGECQKNHAANIGGYTVDGCREFMASGEEGTTGALMCAACGCHRNFHRREVDTEVVCEYSPPNSSRR, encoded by the coding sequence ATGAAGAAACGCCAAGTGGTAGTCAAAAGAGATAATGGGTCTGGAAGATCTTCTACTACTTCATCTTCAGTGGTGAGAAACGTGAGATATGGAGAGTGCCAAAAGAATCATGCGGCCAATATCGGGGGATACACTGTGGATGGTTGCAGGGAATTCATGGCAAGTGGAGAGGAAGGTACTACCGGAGCCCTTATGTGTGCTGCTTGCGGCTGCCACAGGAATTTCCACAGAAGGGAAGTGGATACTGAGGTAGTTTGTGAGTATTCTCCGCCTAATTCTAGTCGAAGATAG